ACAAAACTTGAAGGTTATGCTGTTATCTGTTAAATTGTTAACCATCCTTAGCCAGTGAGAGGCGACGTCAGAAAAGGTTCACCTAGAGaaataattaatttctttttggcCATTAGCTTTCTTTGCAGATCATTTTcaatgaatttataaaaataaattagattcaATAATGTAGGCGAGTAGTAAATTATCTGTCTTTTTTAATATCCAATAGCTATACCCTTGAGCTGTCGTAGTTGCATTGGACCGACCTCCAACTGCCACAACtagtttataaaatatattgttcATCATCTTTAAGCGTGTCAATTCATCTAAGCTCAAAAAATAATCCTAGCATGTACAATGTGCAACTGCAACCAAGACGGTATGAACCtaacctaaaaacaaggaaaatgacTTATTCATTAAACCATTCACTTCTGGTTTTTGCCTAAATTGCAATCACTTAATTCTCTTTCgcttttttatttccttcttccAACAAGAGACCATGGCTGAAGTCTTCCTGGGACAAGCACTTGCCACTTCAATCATTAAGGTGGCACTTGGTAGATTGGCCTCTCCTGAGGTCATAGACTACTTCAAGAGAAGGAAACTTGACGATGAATTGCTACGAAAGTTGAAGGTTATGCTATTATCTGCTGAATCAGTGCTCATTGATGCAGAGGAGAAGCAATTTACAAACCCAGCTGTGAAAAATTGGCTGGACGAGCTTAAAGATGTTGTTTATGTTGCAGATGACCTTCTGGATGAGATTGCCACTGAAGCCTTACGATCCAAGTCAGAAGCTGAATTTCAAACTCGCACCAGGAAGGTATGGCGCTTCGTCTCTACTTCTGTTAATTCATTTGACAAAAAGATACAGTCAAAGCTAAAAAACATTCTAAGTATATTACAAATAATCATAGAACAAAAGAATGTCCATAATCTGAAAGAGGTTGCCGGTGGAGTACCATTACCACCACGACAATTAACAACTTCTTGTCCTGAAGAATATGGTGTGTATGGTAGAGATATAGATAAGGAGGAGATATTTAAGAAGTTGCAATTAGATAATGCAAATGGTGATGAGATATGTGTTGTTCCTATAGTGGGCATGGGTGGGGTTGGTAAAACAACCCTTGCTCGGCTTGTATATAATGACAACCGAGTAAAGGAGAATTTTGATCTCAAagcatgggtttgtgtttcagACACATTTGATAGTTTTAGAATAGCAAAAACTATTTTTGAAGAGCTCTCTCTGCCTAACTGTGACATTCATAGCTTGAATTTGTTACAAATTAGAATAAGAGAGAGCTTAAAGGGAAAGAGGTTTCTCCTTGTTTTAGATGATGTTTGGAATGAGAGTTATATTGCTTGGGATGAGTTCCTTACGATGTTTAGATGTGAGGCAAAAGAGATCAAAATCATTATTACAACACGTAGTGAAATTGTTGCGTCAATTGTGCACCCAATTTCAATTCATCATCTAATGCAATTGTCTGAAGAAGAATGTTGGTTGCTATTTGCAAAGCATGCatttaaaaatggaaaattgaGTGAAAATTCAGATATAGAACAAATTGGTAGAGAAATTGTTCGCAAGTGTAAAGGCTTGCCTTTAGCTGCAAAAGCACTTGGGGGTATGTTGCAGTCTAAACAAGACCTAAGAGGGTGGAATCATATTTTGGAGAGTGATATATGGGATCTACCAGAAGGTGAAAGTTCTATCCTTCCAGCTCTAAGATTGAGCTACAACTATCTCCCATCACATTTGAAACGATGCTTTACTTATTGCTCAATCTTTCCAAAGGATTATGAATTTTCAAAGGAGGAGTTAGTCTTGTTATGGATGGCAGAAGATTTATTGTTGAAACCCAAGGGAAATGAAAGTATGGAAGAAATAGGTGAACAATACTTTAATGAGCTAATATCGAGGTCATTTTTTCAACGATCAAATAATGATGAACCATGTTTCATAATGCATGACCTTTTTAATGACTTagcaaaatttatatttggaGAATTTTGTTTTAGGCTGGAGATTGATAATTCATgtgaaattacaaaaaaatgcGTCATTTGTCATATTTTCCAACTAAATTTGATGTCCCTAAGAAATTTGAGGTGTCTTATGAAGCCAAGAATTTACGAACCTTCTTGGGACTAAAATTGTCATCTACGTCAAAGTTTCgatataataatatatcaacAATGGAGGTAAACAATTTGTTGTGCACATTTAAGTGTTTACGAGCATTATCATTGTGTCTCTATGGATTATTAGCTGTGTTACCTGATTCTGTTGGAAATTTGAAACATCTTCGCTATTTGAATCTTAATGGCACCGAAATCAAAGGCTTGCCTGATTCTGTGTGTGGTTTGTATAATCTGCAAACCTTGTTATTGAGGAATTGTTATTGCCTCAAAGAGTTGCCAACCAACATGGGAAGACTTGTAAACTTACGTCACCTAGATATAAGAGGGACCGATTTGAAAGGGATGCCAATACACATGGGTAAATTGAGAAGTCTCCAAAATTTAAGTACTTTTTATGTGGGAAAAGGAGAACGTAGTGGGAGTAACATTAAAGAGTTGGGAGAGCTTCCACATCTTTCTGGATCGTTGTGTATATCAAAATTGGAAAACGTTTATCAAACAAGAGATGCAAAGGAGGTTAATTTGAAGGATAAGAAGGGCTTGTCAGAGTTGGAGTTGAAATGGGAAAGAGATCATGAGAACTATGATTCAGAACGTGAAAGAGATGTGCTTGAGCAGTTGTGTCCTCATACGAACTTGAAATCTCTCTCCATCATATTTTATTATGGTGCAGAATATCCAAGTTGGTTAGGAGCATGTTCATTCTCTAATATGGTGTCCCTAAAGCTTAAAGATTGTAGATACTGTTCCTCCTTGCCTCCACTTGGGCAGTTAACTGCCCTTAAGGAACTCTCAATTGAAGGTTTGAATGGAGTATCATGTGTGGATAGTGAGTTCTACGGGGATGGCTCTTGTGCAACTAATAAGCCATTCAAATCCCTAGAAAAATTAACATTTAGAAGGATGCTAGGGTGGAAGGAATGGTTTATATTTGAAGGTGAAGATGAAGGCGGAGTTTTCCCAACCCTCCGAGAGCTTCGCATTATCGAATGTCCCAAGCTTACAGGAAATCTGCCCAGTTTACTTCCTTCTTTAAGTGTAATTGAAATTGAAGATTGCCCCCAACTTGTTGCTTCACTTCCTAGTCCTTCGGCTCTCCATGAATTGGCCTTGACGAATTGTGATGAGGTGGTGTTGAAGGAATTATCACCTAAGCTACAAAGTCTTGGAATTGGAGGATGCCACGTGACTCTCCTTGAGGGTGGTCTACACACTACTTTAAAAACACTTCATATCAATGGAGTACTTCAGTTGCCTGGGAGTCATTACTATCCATCAATTGAGAGCTTGAAGGTAAATAAAGGTCCTGGTTCACTTTGGTCTTTACCATTAGAgtttttcccaaaactcaaATCTATCGAAATTTCGAATTCTGATAATCTTGAATCTCTTTCGGCATCAGATAAATCTCTCTTGGATCTAACTTCTCTCACTAAATTGACCATCTATGAGTGCCCTAATTTTGTATCCTTTCCCAGCGGGGGATTGTGCGCCCCAAATTTGACAGAGATTTCTATTTCTCACTGTGAAAAGTTAAAGTCACTTGCTGAAGGTATGCACACCCTCCTCCCATCTCTTCTATATTTGGAGTTGAGGGACTGTCCAGAACTGGAATCATTTCCTGAAGGGGGTTTGCCCTCCAATTTACAAATACTTCAAATCGGTCTCTGCGACAAACTCTTTCTCAGACGCATGGAGTGGGGTTTACAGAGTCTTCACTCTCTCAGAGAAATTATTATTCGGTATTACGCCAGAGAAGTGGGTTCCTTTCCGGAGGAGGCGTTGTTGCCCCCTTCTCTTATCCGCCTCAGCATTACATTTCCACATCTGACATCACTCAATGGTAGGGGGTTTCAACACCTTACCTTGCTTAAACAGTTGGAGATTTGGTGCTGCAATAACCTCCAGCGCTTACCAGAAGAGGGCTTTCCCGCCTCCCTTTCATTTCTAGATATTTGGGATTGCACTTTGCTAAAAAAGCGGTATCGGagaaagaatggaaaagaatggcgCAAAATTTCTCATATACCCATCATAATGATTGACAATGAAGTCATCACATAAGCTAATGAGTCCAGAAGAACTACTGCCCAGGTATTTGTTTCTGCACTAATTTGTACTTTTCTCTGTTTAATTCTGAATTTTGTTTATTCTCACGAACCATCGCAGCCAGTGTTGCAGTTCTCTTTGTTATTTTCGTAttccaaaaatatcattttttaaatgggAATGACTAGCTAGCCTCTATCAAAATTAAACTTGTATTTGATTTGGGCAACATAAATTTAAACCTCATACTCATACAacatatttcttaaatttattcATATTGTGTTTAATACGTTTTTAATGTTTATAAAGGTATCACATGGCCCAATCATCATGATTCCacagtcttcttttttatttttatttttttgaattatagataaatttcaaaatatttagaatGAAGCTCAGAattcttttaatttgtttaataaatatCGAAGTAAACCACTGTAGtaatgtaaatatttttggtACACTTGTGAAAGAGATGCTGTTAAATATTTTGGGTCTTGCTACAATTAAATTCTTATGAACTAAGAGATTCTCATTCAGTTGCCTTTTCTATTGCAGTGTCATTTTCAGTTGTTTCGGCTTTTTTGAGAGATGATGAGAACAAATTAATGAGAAATGGGGGTAATGGGAGCTCAATTGGGAAAGGGAATGGAAATGGTGGTGTGATGGGGAGAGGGAAAGTGAGGGCTGAATCGGTTATTGAAGCAGCAACACTTGCTGCTAATGGACAGCCATTTGAGGTTGTTTACTATCCTCGTGCCAGCACGCCGGAGTTTTGTGTGAAGGCTGCGATGGTTAAAGCAGCATTTCAGATCCGGTGGTGTTCGGGAATGAGGTTCAAGATGCCTTTTGAAACCGAGGATTCATCACGGATATGTTGGTTCATGGGAACCATTTCTTCTGTTCAGGTTGCTGATCCCATTTGCTGGCCTGATTCACCTTGGAGGCTTCTACAGGtactagaaaaataaaattagcttAATTTGTGTTTGCCTGATTTCAAATTTCTGAACTAGATACACAAATTAGATGGTTTGCTAATATGCTCTGGATCATTGGTTACccaagtgaaagttcaaatatgtgtataaacacccttgaaagtttagacccccaaattacaacttaatcAATTCaggcattatgtcaaacaaatagtgtgcggaaaattaacataaactataatatggaattggtaaaactatctaaactaaattaaaatcacaactcacagcaaataataaaaaggcaaagataaagaggaaggaagatgcaaacacaaagacaacacgcgatgtgttatcgaagagaaaaccgaagccctcggcgtaaaacctctttgccctccaagcgataaacaatccactagaaaatatagttgggatacatggacagcaatagaccctccaagcctaatctacccagtgcacctaagccctccaagcttcttgctccaacgaggttgcgccgaacctttttcttttctaacttcccggattccgctactagaccgtagcatcaaccaataaaaattggttccttcctaactgcttcccagaaatccaaacagctctctcacagtaatgaaaatggtgagaacaaggtttggtaagatgcctctcaaggatttgacaatggagaggaagagagttgaggaatttgaaaagactctaatgtatagattgttggtgaatcaatcttgtttttctttagggtttctctctcaaaaatctctctggaagctctcttacatttgtgggtaaaaggggtatttatattggagtgggagaggaatgtgaaacgtcaggctTTACAAAACAGGGAtggctcacggcttgaccttgtgacttgactaagtcgcgagatccagtcgcgagataaccgtatggccagttgtcctgttttgtcctgtagtgctccagctagtatgactgttcaccttccggcatgcttggcacgtgtgctgcgtctgacggcttgcagctgcgagtcacccgcgagcccaagtcgcgagtctctgttttcttgcacactcttgagcaaacttcactctatctcactcactacccttacaacaaacccacctaaatacagggttactaaatgctgaaatacaagcaaatttggcacggaataaagccaattagatggttgaataaattcaaccttacaccaaGAACAATCAATTTGCCTATTTTCTAATTCAGTTTGCTGATAGGCAATATGGCATGCTATTTAATCTCAGGTAAGACACTGGGGCAGTTCAAAGCTAGTGCTGCTTCAATACCTGCTAATAGCAGTTGAAACTCACTGCTCATGTCTGGACAGGGACTTGCTTAGACTCTctctttttgagttttgggaagTTTTGGTGAACGGGAAGATGTTAAAGTCCTCTCCAAAGGACAGGTTGCTGCTTTTGGTTCTTTGTTCTCTTTCAAACTTAAGACAGCTCAAAAGGCTCAGCACATGACCACTCTTGTAGAGACAATGGTGTCAGAGGCAGAGGGAGAGAACTGATCTAAGTCTGGGAAGGTGCTTTTACATGACAAATCAAGTCCGATCAGCACACTCATGTCATTACCAGCAATTATTAATATGCTTTTTAAAGATAGAGATGCTCTGTGGTTCTTAGGTTTGTTTAATTGATTTGTGTTTGTTGGTAATAAACTTTGGACCTGTAAtcataaatgatttttaaatCTTTATCAATTCTTCTGCAGGTTTTCAGACACAAAATGTGCGAATGTTGAGGCCTCAGACAATAGTATACAAAACCAAGTAAACCTCCTGCAATCCAAAACTTCCAGATGGCGAAATTACATCCAATGAGCTGCAATGATATGTCCTGCTAGCATGTTCTGTTTACTTCATGTTTTGACTGTATATCTGTAGGTGTAATGTAGTGAAATAAAGAATGATGCCTCATAGCTCCAATTTCAGCTCCTCGATTTGACTGAAAACAAATCTTTTATGAATTTATAGATATCAATTGTGGCCACAAATTCATGATGCCTTTAGAACTTCCTCATTTTTCATGTGAGTTTACTCAAATGTCTTCTGAAATATTCCTAAATTTGCACTTTTGTTTGAGTACTTTTCCAATGGTACTAAATATTCTGCTTACTTGTagtaattttgttccttgtctAAGGATTGTGAGCTGTTTTCATAACCAGATCATTTGATCCTTTATGGTTTCACTGAACTAGCTCTTTTTCTATCTTCTATGAACTCTCTGAGAATGTAGCTGGAATCTGCTGAGAAGACATGGAAGAGTTATCGGTAAGTGTAAAAGCTGTGAGTAGATTGATTTCACTATcacgtttgtttgtttgtgtgttttaggGCCAATTATATATTTAGTGAATTAATTTGTTGTCTTTGTACTTGTATGTCCTTCAATGTTCATAAATGAAATGATGCCAAAGAAGTAAAAAGATTGGTGCAAGATTGCTCACATCCTTGCATACATATGGTATGGATGATGAAGTAATTACATGAGCTAAAATCACAATGTGATCCACACCCCTGTTTTATAGTCAGGTAATGTGTTGTAGTGTTGTGCTCGTACTCTACCCATTTTAGTTCGGttacatttatatttatttgtatgtttattttttgataaatatatcTGAAAAAATTTTCACTTAATAAAGGATTGGCTGAGGAATGGTGCAACAATCACTTTCTGCCTTGAGCTCAAGTACATGTTAACCGAAGAGATGGGCTGCCTCACTGAGGATTGATGAGTAGTCTCCTTTGTTGAAGGAACAGTGTTGTGATGAGAAGAGGGGAAATGAATGCCTAAGAATGTTCACTCCCCCATCATATTAATCAATGGTGATCATATGAAACCGAAACTGTAGACAAAGTCCTCATCACCTGTTTTCTTCATTCACATGCAGCAACATAATATTACAGTTTGGTACGTACTTCTTGTTGTACATAAACCAGCAAATTGTCGTATTGATTTGGTaccacaactcaaaagtgcttCAAGAAGCagtaaaaacatgttttttgagagagaatttCTCTCTCCCAATAATCTGTTCATTTATGAAATAACAAGAAGATTattgtgtattaaaaaaaaaattctatttccttggttttaattatttaattatgcATTTATCCCTTTCATTTTTAGTCAGGCCAATATTTATTCTCAACTCATTTCTTGTCCTACATTTCTTATAGATTCACTAGAATGTTCCCTGGcgttgaatttttttctttttttctttttttcttggtaCACAAGTCAACTAAACCTTAATtccaatcaaaatttcaaatatcacaatagaacccaaaaaaaaaaaaaaaaagttcagcTTTCATCTTCCTTATTCACTGGAAAAGCTATGGAATGATGTAACATGGGACAGCTAGATACTGATTAAATGATTTGATGCatttattggttttttatttatttgatataaTTTGTTAGTGAACGATAAAACcatgattgttatttattttctttttcttttgcagaaataacattttattgatCAGTCCTAGGAAGAGGCATTAATGTGGTCCATTGCAGAATAAGCTTGTTCGTTATTTAGGGATGAAACAATGATTGTGGCAGACAAAGTGTAGACAAGTATTTAACTTGGCACCCGTACAGATTGACACCCTTCACAAAATATAGTTTAGGTGGAACTTTTTAACTTGGCACCCTGGGAATTTCAAACGATTAATAGTATGTTCTGACTTTCATTTTTCGCTACTACTGAATTAAGCATTTGATTGACCATAGATAATCCTTGgttttttggtgaattttatggatttattaGCTCACTACCAGCAATTtctattcaaattttaaaatgttcacAAGATATGCATGAGGAGGTAGGGATGGCTATATTTTTGGGAGCGAACTTCGACGAATATTAAGTGCATGGATACAAGTTATGCCTTGGAATGAAAGACAATTCTAAATCCGCTTtgattgttattattttctttacttttctttcttaatttattttcaagtgGTGCTGCACTATTCTACATGTTTTTCAAACAACGATATGATGTAAATAGCCGAATGAGATTTcagtttgtgattttgaaaattattaccTTGTTTTTAAATTCCGGGGTGACTGCAACCAACCTACCCAACCTCCCTCCACACGGACCTCACCCAATACTTCTTGTAAGTATTTTAACCTCATCTTCCCATCAATATTTCTGCAATTAGCTGCACCACCTCATTCTTCTTTCAATATTTCTACACAGAAGTTTCCTAAGCGTCTGTATTTGATGAAGTTGCAGGTTGGCCCTGAGGGCTtgtgtttactttttttttccagacAAGACTCCCAATAGCAATGGCAAGAATGACCACAGGTGGTCCTCATTTTTAGCACTGAAATGTGATTAAAAGAACAAGTCCTTCAAGCCAATCAAGTATGAATCATGATCTTGAAATGTCTACAACTTGATTATTTTCTGTGTGAAATATCAAGGGACTTTTCTGCAATTATACTGTTGTTCCTATTGCACATAGGTGTTgatttccatttatattttgtaggaCTTCTTGTTTGCTTAGTGAGAGAAGTGAGGTTAGGAAATTCAGGAGAAAAAGTATTGTTAGAGTATTAACAGTGGCAGCACTCCAAAGCCAACCAGGTACTCCATCTATTCCTACATCATTGCACTTCCAAgtttcattcattttatttttggggggtGTGTTATGATGGAAAGGATGGGAGTTGTTATGGGAGTTGTGCATTTATAATATCTTTGGTAGATCCTGATAAAAGTTCTCTCAACAACTTTGGGGCTTTTGACTATGATATTCATAATTACCATAAGTCATTGCTAATTATCATTGATCACAATAATGTGAAAATTGAGAAACTTCTCAGAATGTTGCTCATATAGGGCTTGTCGCCATGATCTGTTTAATATAGTTTGAGTTTTGCCACTGACATGGTGATTCAAAGGGGGAGTATTTGGAAGAATAAATTAGCTAATACTCTAATAGAGATATAAATCTATTTGGGAGCTACATGAccaaaatatacatattttgtcattttgtatTGAATATTTCACAGATTTACTCGATTGTATTCTCATTATTTTCACCTATGGCCACTGACCTTGGTGTTTATTGTTGATATGCTGCAGAACTGTGGTCAGATTCTGATGCAAGTTTCCTTAACAAATTGGGGCTTTGGACAATGATGTTATTGTTAGTTACTCCAACTCActtctttcctctctttttttttccaacaatgAGAATCATGAACCCCATCTCCGTAACATAAGGGAACTTTAGCCAAAATAGCTTAAAATCTTAGCCTCtatattgaaaaacaaatatattatttattgattCACAGCATACGAAACATTAATAGAAACTTCTATGAAAGAAATTCGCTTTGCTAGCTAAGTTACTAATGTTAGTCTCTTATTATCTTAAAACACCCAGATTTGATCCCAACAGGACTCATTATCGACATGGTATGATCCGAATGCTCAATGTGAATACCATATGCAAGGAAGGGGACATTGGACTTATGATTGCTATTACCTTAAACATAAGATTCAGGACCTCATCAACCAGGACCTCCGGAGTGCATATGTTAGTCTCATCAGTCGTTTGGAAAGAGGGGTTGAAAAGTTGTTGCAAGACCACTTACACATTATCAGAGACAATGACGCGATCGATATTGAGAGCTATGGCCAGCTAACCCTATCTCCAATAGCTCTTGACATTCACAAAACTGTAGGCTGGCGACATCAATTGAATGTTACACAATCGGCTATGGCCAACTAACCCTACACAATTGAATAGAGTATGCTTTGATTGTTGTCATGTATTTAACAATTGCTTCACATTTCTTTAATTCTTGGATTCTTCTTAGTTGTGGATGCTTAGTTTGGTTTTGCAGACCCACTACGTGCATGGAGTATATTGCTGTTGCACAACCAAGTTGTTTATCAAATACAGAATTTCATTTTACGGCCAGGTACATGCCAAAATGACATGGATCAGCATCAATTCTCTATTTTGTTGGTACTCATTAAACATATTCCTAACCATAACCTATCCTTTCAATTCTTTCTGTACAACACATTGTCAAGGCCAAGATCAAAATCCATTCTAAATGGATTTGGAACTAAATGGCATTATCTCATATATTTTAAACCATTGAGCTGATTGTCATTATTacagaaatagagaagaatagtACATGTACATCCTTTGTTGGTGGAAACATTTACTAGCCATTTCTGGGATATTATGCTCCATTGGATCTAATCATCTCTTGTTGATTACAATAATGTTTGAATTTAAAACTCCATCATCCAGGGTGTATTTATAACAAGCAAAAACTTATGCATTCCATTTACCATATAGGGAGGGGAAAATTGTATATTTCATATACCTAGTTTTAAATCCAGTTTATATCACCAGATGCAACAATTTGACTGTGATGGGCTTGCAAAGactttatttgacattttgaaATTGGTGGTGGACGTGAAGATGTGAAGTCATCTCCTGGGGACAGAGAgctatttttggtttttctcttCCACTCCAGATGGCTCCGAAGGCATATTGTTGCTGCCCTCACTAGTAGAAGCTTCCCAATTCCCTTTTGTACGTCAAGAACTTTATATTGTCCTATGCCGATGCCATGGTGCTTGAAATAGAGAAAGATGGAAAATCTGGCTACTAGCACAAAATTGCTCAAGTCTTGTTCCTTGAAGGATTAAAGTCAATCTTGAGGCTCTCCCATATCAGTACCAGACTAATAGGTTTTCCCCCAACAAAAAGGTGTTTTGTGGTTGTCAGCTTTGTTCaattaatttatgtttcttgGTATAAGATTCTGACTTCCGACtaatgattatttttaaaatatttgcaaaCTCTTTCACAGGTTTCAAACAAAAATGTGGAACACATTTGCGGTTTCTAACAACAGTATACTAGGCAATTGCTCCACATGATCCAATTTACTCGCATGGGTTGATATggcttctttaaaaaatatccCTTGATGCTATCATGTATTCAGCTTATTTCTAGTACTAATTAAGTTCCATATGGTATCTATATTGTGCTCATCTATGATGATTGGCAGTCGTCTTGTAAGTTAGCTTCATAGgcttcttttagtttttaataaagCATAGGAATGCCTAATGTTTCCTTCAAAATTAATACAAGTTCTAGATTTAAAAATACTATTGATGTCACTGCTATAGAGAAGTGCCAATTTGCTTAGTGAATTGAATTTCAATACTATGTGTTTTAGAGCTCATAATGAGATCAAAGTACTTTATTTTACGCAAATAGATACGACAATGTTGTATGAGTTATACAATTTATGTTGCAAGTGAGAGATATTTGGGTCTTTATTCTcaaatataagattttttttttttggagagtaAACAACAGATCAAATATAAGAATGTTAAGTAGTCTTTTTGAAGAACTTCAATCTCTTGTAAGAATTCCAAACTATTCTTTCCTCATCTTTGGATTTAGCCAAAGCTACTATACTTGTCCCAATTGGAAAAGAGAAAAGGTTAACCTTTTAATGGGCCTTCAAGCAGTTTCTTTAATGACCATGGGGCTCCACTGATTTAACTAGAAGCTACCCAAAAGCCCATATTGTAGCACCCATTCTTACATTCAGCCAAGTTCTAAAACAGTTCAGCCTATCGCTATTTAATGATGATATATTGATTTGTTGGGGTGTAACAAGGTAGTAATTCCTTGGAggctaaaatataaaaagatataacaattcaaaaaattgatataCAAATGGGCTTGTAATCACGAcctaataaagaaaaacaaaaatggaaaagaagttcgttctattctaaaaaaaattattacaatcgCTTTAGTTTCAATTGTGATAAATTGCATTTCTAATGCTTAACTTGAAGAGGTTTGAGGATTTTTACAAAGCTAAGCATTCATTGCACCAAATAGAATTGGACGTGGAGTTGTACTAAACAAAGAGGGTACCACATGATTTATTGCCGACACTAAGATGTTATTGTATGTTATCTAATAGAATTGTTAGGTTCAATTGGAGATTTCTAACTTGTACACTATCTTACACCTATCTTATTCTAAAAGGTTTACACTATTTAAATCAAATGAATATGTAATATCCAATTAAAAGATACTTAAATCATTGAAATTAATTCCCAGTCATATATAATCATAGATATGGGATTTGTAGAAAGAAAATATTGCATTGATTTGGGAAAAATATGTGGGATTTATACGACGTAAACACTAAAAGATATAGCTCACTGTGTTAATGTTGTAGATCAAACCTTTATTAGTA
This genomic stretch from Quercus robur chromosome 4, dhQueRobu3.1, whole genome shotgun sequence harbors:
- the LOC126723682 gene encoding putative disease resistance protein At3g14460, producing MEVNNLLCTFKCLRALSLCLYGLLAVLPDSVGNLKHLRYLNLNGTEIKGLPDSVCGLYNLQTLLLRNCYCLKELPTNMGRLVNLRHLDIRGTDLKGMPIHMGKLRSLQNLSTFYVGKGERSGSNIKELGELPHLSGSLCISKLENVYQTRDAKEVNLKDKKGLSELELKWERDHENYDSERERDVLEQLCPHTNLKSLSIIFYYGAEYPSWLGACSFSNMVSLKLKDCRYCSSLPPLGQLTALKELSIEGLNGVSCVDSEFYGDGSCATNKPFKSLEKLTFRRMLGWKEWFIFEGEDEGGVFPTLRELRIIECPKLTGNLPSLLPSLSVIEIEDCPQLVASLPSPSALHELALTNCDEVVLKELSPKLQSLGIGGCHVTLLEGGLHTTLKTLHINGVLQLPGSHYYPSIESLKVNKGPGSLWSLPLEFFPKLKSIEISNSDNLESLSASDKSLLDLTSLTKLTIYECPNFVSFPSGGLCAPNLTEISISHCEKLKSLAEGMHTLLPSLLYLELRDCPELESFPEGGLPSNLQILQIGLCDKLFLRRMEWGLQSLHSLREIIIRYYAREVGSFPEEALLPPSLIRLSITFPHLTSLNGRGFQHLTLLKQLEIWCCNNLQRLPEEGFPASLSFLDIWDCTLLKKRYRRKNGKEWRKISHIPIIMIDNEVIT
- the LOC126723685 gene encoding putative disease resistance RPP13-like protein 1, translating into MAEVFLGQALATSIIKVALGRLASPEVIDYFKRRKLDDELLRKLKVMLLSAESVLIDAEEKQFTNPAVKNWLDELKDVVYVADDLLDEIATEALRSKSEAEFQTRTRKVWRFVSTSVNSFDKKIQSKLKNILSILQIIIEQKNVHNLKEVAGGVPLPPRQLTTSCPEEYGVYGRDIDKEEIFKKLQLDNANGDEICVVPIVGMGGVGKTTLARLVYNDNRVKENFDLKAWVCVSDTFDSFRIAKTIFEELSLPNCDIHSLNLLQIRIRESLKGKRFLLVLDDVWNESYIAWDEFLTMFRCEAKEIKIIITTRSEIVASIVHPISIHHLMQLSEEECWLLFAKHAFKNGKLSENSDIEQIGREIVRKCKGLPLAAKALGGMLQSKQDLRGWNHILESDIWDLPEGESSILPALRLSYNYLPSHLKRCFTYCSIFPKDYEFSKEELVLLWMAEDLLLKPKGNESMEEIGEQYFNELISRSFFQRSNNDEPCFIMHDLFNDLAKFIFGEFCFRLEIDNSCEITKKCVICHIFQLNLMSLRNLRCLMKPRIYEPSWD